In the Panulirus ornatus isolate Po-2019 chromosome 57, ASM3632096v1, whole genome shotgun sequence genome, one interval contains:
- the LOC139766337 gene encoding uncharacterized protein, with amino-acid sequence MVFGVQPECIKCKASVSNLWRKDDKDQVLCTECYNMAHVINPKLTPVRTSKDREEDEQDVKKEEDKLEADDIKDADSSNGNGGRDDDQDGDKDKDLGKGLEKRETKRKTRKGRQGGKGSIPKGKGRRYIFKKSVLKKTSLVS; translated from the exons ATGGTCTTTGGGGTCCAGCCAGAGTGTATCAAATGTAAGGCATCAGTGTCGAACTTATGGCGGAAAGATGACAAAGACCAGGTGCTGTGTACAGAGTGCTATAATATGGCTCATGTGATCAACCCCAAGCTGACCCCAGTCAGAACATCCAAAGATCGAGAGGAAGACGAACAGGATGTGAAAAAGGAGGAGGATAAGTTGGAAGCGGACGACATAAAAGATGCTGACTCCAGTAATGGAAATGGTGGTAGAGATGATGATCAAGATGGAGACAAGGATAAAGATTTAGGGAAAGgcttggagaagagggagacaaaaaggAAGACAAGGAAGGGCAGACAGGGTGGAAAGGGCAGTATACCAAAGGGCAAGGGCAGGAGGTATATATTTAAGAAAAGT GTCCTGAAGAAGACATCCCTCGTAAGTTAG